One stretch of Wolbachia endosymbiont of Armadillidium arcangelii DNA includes these proteins:
- a CDS encoding transposase has translation MENVGYKVLFLPPYLPDLNPKLWFAIKHAIRKALPSFWPDIHSTIDFVFQCSGKPYFG, from the coding sequence ATAGAAAATGTTGGATATAAAGTTCTATTTTTGCCCCCATACTTGCCGGATTTAAACCCAAAATTATGGTTTGCCATCAAACATGCGATAAGAAAAGCTCTACCAAGCTTTTGGCCTGATATTCATTCTACCATTGATTTTGTCTTTCAGTGCTCGGGGAAACCCTATTTCGGTTAG
- a CDS encoding proton-conducting transporter membrane subunit has protein sequence MDCVFTSLSLPLFITENYLLITALIPLLNALAIFFTSKWLRVSSSVTVASSMLLFAYTSLCTLYLVYGNHSQFILMDFGSNLHISLKLESSGVVFSLLISFLWVLTSIYAICYMRNNYADNNHSSFLCFFSISISCAIFIAFSGDLLTTFVFYELLTISTYPLVTYNSTNESVVAGRYYFGLLFFSSLVLFFPAIGLLYNEFHTLDFVDGGIFKFDTSLITFIAVCFAMLIYGVGKAALMPMHFWLPKAMVAPTPVSALLHAVAVVKSGVFIIIKVILYTFGVDNMQRFAQQSWFAGGWLPYAAGFTIITASLIALKQKELKKLLAYSTTSQLSYIILFASIFSEFSMKIAIFQLICHAFAKITLFFVAGSIITKTGEKYIDRIHGIGRSMPISMIAFTIGALSMIGVPPAPTFWSKFLIFQAVFNSSNVTLSVFVTLVLIVSTILNALYFLPIIYNAFFSKPSRNYFIKRTPMLLVLPPVITAICTLVIFFSYQIML, from the coding sequence ATGGATTGTGTTTTTACATCTCTTTCCTTACCGCTTTTTATTACTGAGAATTATTTATTAATTACTGCGTTGATCCCACTTTTAAATGCATTAGCTATTTTTTTTACTAGTAAATGGCTAAGAGTAAGCAGTAGCGTTACTGTTGCTTCTTCTATGCTTCTATTTGCGTATACGTCTCTATGCACTTTATATTTGGTGTATGGTAATCATTCTCAATTTATTCTCATGGACTTTGGTAGTAATTTGCATATTAGTTTAAAGCTAGAGTCTAGTGGAGTAGTGTTCAGTTTATTAATATCATTTTTGTGGGTACTAACCAGTATATATGCAATATGTTATATGCGAAATAACTATGCTGATAATAATCACTCAAGTTTTCTATGCTTTTTTTCAATATCAATTAGCTGTGCAATATTTATTGCTTTTTCTGGAGATTTGCTCACTACATTTGTCTTTTATGAGCTTCTAACTATTAGTACATACCCTTTAGTTACTTACAACTCAACAAATGAATCAGTAGTTGCAGGACGCTATTACTTTGGTTTACTATTTTTCTCTTCTTTAGTGTTATTTTTTCCTGCAATAGGCCTCTTATATAATGAATTTCATACTTTAGACTTTGTGGATGGTGGAATATTCAAGTTTGATACTTCACTCATCACTTTTATTGCAGTGTGTTTTGCTATGCTGATTTATGGAGTAGGAAAAGCTGCGTTAATGCCAATGCATTTTTGGTTACCAAAAGCAATGGTTGCACCAACTCCTGTAAGCGCACTACTACATGCCGTTGCTGTTGTGAAATCAGGAGTGTTCATCATCATCAAAGTTATATTATACACTTTCGGCGTCGATAATATGCAACGTTTTGCACAGCAAAGTTGGTTTGCTGGAGGGTGGCTTCCATACGCTGCTGGATTTACTATTATTACTGCATCATTGATTGCATTAAAGCAAAAGGAATTAAAGAAATTGCTTGCTTACTCTACCACCTCTCAGTTGTCATATATTATATTGTTCGCTTCAATTTTTAGTGAATTCAGCATGAAGATTGCAATTTTTCAATTAATTTGCCACGCGTTTGCAAAAATTACTTTATTCTTTGTTGCAGGTAGCATAATAACGAAAACGGGTGAAAAATATATAGATAGAATTCACGGTATAGGACGCAGTATGCCAATTAGCATGATAGCATTCACTATAGGTGCATTGTCCATGATAGGAGTACCTCCTGCTCCGACTTTTTGGAGCAAATTTCTCATCTTTCAAGCTGTTTTTAACTCTAGTAATGTAACACTTTCTGTGTTTGTAACTCTAGTGTTAATTGTTAGTACTATACTCAATGCTCTATACTTTTTACCAATAATTTACAACGCCTTTTTCTCAAAGCCTTCTAGAAATTATTTTATTAAAAGGACACCAATGCTTCTAGTTTTACCTCCAGTTATTACTGCTATATGCACTTTAGTTATTTTTTTTAGCTACCAAATAATGTTATAA
- a CDS encoding VirB8/TrbF family protein, which translates to MEDKLLESVKNKSYFRKAVEWYCHRYLFCVVERSWMALIALLLLACLCLLLLNIYLLLPIKKDLNFVKYVNHTEDEFSAIHKLSFSKKEDEYTSIARYLISKYIETYESSQTVEPKYQENFIRNNSIYKIYQDFQEKVNNEAVSSTRKITNINVTTLSIDRSTKNLVTFTGNATVVFTAEQNKKMKDYIVEVSFTLSNIKATLAGIVPFKFIVNSYKYK; encoded by the coding sequence ATGGAAGATAAATTGCTTGAGTCAGTAAAAAACAAAAGTTATTTCAGAAAAGCAGTAGAGTGGTATTGTCACAGATACCTGTTCTGCGTTGTAGAAAGATCTTGGATGGCGTTAATAGCGTTACTTCTCCTAGCATGCTTATGTTTATTACTACTAAACATATATCTATTACTTCCTATTAAAAAAGATTTAAATTTTGTGAAGTATGTGAACCACACAGAAGATGAGTTCTCTGCAATACATAAACTTAGTTTTAGTAAAAAAGAAGATGAGTACACTTCCATAGCAAGGTATTTAATAAGTAAATATATTGAAACATACGAGTCCTCTCAGACTGTTGAGCCAAAGTATCAAGAAAATTTTATAAGAAATAATTCTATATATAAAATCTATCAAGACTTTCAGGAAAAAGTGAACAATGAAGCTGTTTCATCCACAAGAAAAATTACCAACATAAACGTAACAACACTATCTATTGACCGATCGACCAAGAACTTAGTTACATTTACTGGAAACGCTACTGTAGTTTTTACAGCTGAGCAAAATAAGAAGATGAAAGATTATATTGTGGAGGTTAGCTTCACTTTGTCAAATATAAAAGCGACTCTAGCTGGCATAGTGCCATTTAAATTTATTGTTAATAGTTATAAATATAAATGA
- a CDS encoding L-threonylcarbamoyladenylate synthase, with protein MVFEVTNAIKNNLLACFPTETVYALACNALDNESIEKIYQIKKRSQNKQLSIFVSDVYNLTKIAKVKERYIDLINYFSPGPITYILPLENNNMLPNEFFKGSIGIRVPDHPIAISILNELKTPIVATSINISGEKSICKASDIPQSIKQHLSAVIEDDELVSGIESTIIDLTGDKVKVLRKGKISLQTINNAFSN; from the coding sequence ATGGTATTTGAAGTAACAAACGCAATAAAGAATAATTTGTTAGCATGCTTTCCAACAGAGACAGTATATGCTCTTGCTTGTAATGCGCTAGATAATGAATCTATAGAAAAAATATATCAGATCAAGAAGCGTTCTCAAAATAAGCAACTCTCTATATTTGTTAGTGATGTTTACAATTTGACAAAAATAGCAAAGGTAAAGGAAAGATATATTGATTTAATAAACTACTTTTCTCCTGGACCAATTACCTATATTTTACCGCTTGAAAACAACAACATGTTACCAAATGAATTCTTTAAAGGCAGCATAGGCATAAGAGTTCCTGATCATCCTATTGCGATTTCAATATTAAATGAACTGAAAACTCCAATAGTTGCAACTAGTATTAACATTTCAGGAGAAAAAAGCATATGCAAAGCAAGCGATATACCTCAATCTATTAAGCAACACTTATCTGCAGTAATTGAGGATGATGAACTAGTTTCTGGTATAGAGTCTACTATTATTGACTTAACTGGAGATAAGGTTAAGGTTTTAAGGAAAGGTAAAATTTCATTACAAACAATAAATAACGCATTTTCAAACTAA
- the miaA gene encoding tRNA (adenosine(37)-N6)-dimethylallyltransferase MiaA, with amino-acid sequence MRDNIVIITGITASGKSELCDNLIKKHKNISIINCDSKQVYKKIPIITAQPPRQEKFYKLYGYVSVRENYSVGLWLEDLEKEVNHALENAQIPIITGGSGLYISSLIKGLSSIPQISWEVRKNVSELRKNLSKEEFHKLVLSKDPGIQGEIFINDSHRLSRALEVITETGKSIFVWQENRQPPLFNNFKVYTILPKREDIYRKINSRFIKMVENGAIDEVKNLLSMNLSPNLPAVKAHGVPEIIKYLKGEITLDEAIQIAQINTRHYAKRQYTWFKNQFPNSEVIDCANKLTALEIF; translated from the coding sequence ATGAGAGATAATATAGTAATTATTACAGGAATTACGGCCTCAGGTAAATCAGAATTATGTGATAATCTGATAAAAAAGCATAAAAACATTAGCATAATAAACTGTGACTCAAAGCAGGTATACAAAAAAATTCCCATAATTACCGCTCAACCACCAAGGCAAGAAAAATTTTATAAACTATACGGTTATGTTTCAGTAAGAGAAAATTATTCTGTGGGTCTGTGGTTAGAGGATTTAGAAAAAGAAGTTAATCATGCATTAGAAAATGCGCAAATACCTATTATAACTGGAGGAAGTGGGCTTTACATCAGCAGCTTAATCAAAGGCTTATCATCAATTCCACAAATAAGCTGGGAAGTGAGAAAAAACGTAAGTGAACTTAGGAAAAATTTAAGTAAAGAAGAGTTCCACAAATTAGTGCTAAGCAAAGATCCAGGGATTCAAGGTGAAATATTTATTAATGACTCGCACCGTCTTTCAAGAGCACTTGAAGTTATTACTGAAACTGGCAAGTCGATTTTTGTATGGCAAGAAAATAGGCAGCCTCCTTTATTCAATAATTTTAAGGTATATACAATTCTACCTAAACGTGAGGACATATACCGAAAAATAAATTCTCGTTTTATTAAAATGGTTGAAAATGGAGCAATTGATGAAGTAAAAAACCTACTTAGCATGAATCTATCTCCAAACTTACCAGCTGTGAAAGCACATGGAGTGCCAGAAATTATAAAATACTTAAAAGGTGAGATTACTTTAGACGAAGCAATACAAATTGCTCAAATAAACACAAGGCACTACGCAAAACGCCAGTACACCTGGTTTAAAAATCAATTTCCAAATTCTGAAGTGATTGATTGTGCAAATAAGCTAACGGCGCTTGAAATATTTTAA
- the recG gene encoding ATP-dependent DNA helicase RecG, with amino-acid sequence MEQPDILIFLSSKLGNIPKFHSAILPKLCGGDRVMDLLFYRPLSYVDRSKSLLDAQIGEFTTFMAKVYEHQPPTFRGRPYKVVVESESQYVFIVFFNYSIKYLHKLFPIGANVIISGKLEKFAEHWQITHPDYVSLNISQFEEIACIEPIYQLCRGITNKSIRNIINSNLEGLPDLPEWIDGTLIKQKKWLNWKESIIRLHRPSSLAEAEVCRERLAYDELFAYQLALKFARENHVKKEGREFVILSKYKEQVLNGLPFQLTNDQIRAIDEIAERQKSKYRMVSLLQGDVGSGKTVVALFAMLNVVENNMQAALMAPTTILAEQHYNWIEEALSCTDIKVALLTGKTSRKERRTIMNELASGVLNIVIGTHTLFQANVTFKNLGLAVIDEQQRFGVMQRNRLVGKGENPDILFVTATPIPRTLQQAMYGDVECSILKEKPKSRLPIKTVTMNISRVPDVIEKLKGAINRGEKAYWICPYIEENEELNIAAAEMRFQELQKTFFDKISIIHGKLTQEQKDQVMFSFKRNEFSLLVSTTVIEVGIDVPDATIMIIENAEQFGLSQLHQLRGRVGRGNKPSFCVLLYDNLSKSSSSKLKIMCESQDGFYIAEKDMMLRGSGDILGIKQSGYMEFKFADLYKDRELLNLAYNNAKGVMADFELLLDIFKYRSRLHFSKFQ; translated from the coding sequence ATGGAGCAACCAGATATACTGATTTTTCTGAGCAGCAAACTAGGAAATATACCTAAGTTTCATTCTGCAATATTGCCTAAACTTTGTGGTGGAGATAGAGTAATGGACTTGCTGTTTTATAGGCCGCTCAGTTATGTGGATAGAAGTAAATCGCTACTTGACGCACAAATTGGAGAATTTACAACTTTCATGGCAAAAGTTTATGAGCATCAACCGCCCACTTTTAGAGGGAGGCCATATAAAGTAGTTGTCGAAAGTGAAAGTCAGTATGTATTTATAGTCTTTTTTAATTACTCAATTAAATACTTGCATAAACTATTTCCAATCGGAGCCAATGTAATCATCAGTGGGAAACTCGAAAAATTTGCTGAACATTGGCAAATCACTCACCCAGATTATGTATCGCTTAACATTAGCCAATTTGAAGAAATAGCTTGCATAGAGCCGATTTACCAATTATGTCGTGGTATTACTAATAAAAGCATTAGAAATATAATAAACTCTAACCTAGAAGGACTGCCCGATTTGCCAGAGTGGATAGATGGAACATTAATCAAGCAAAAGAAATGGCTGAATTGGAAAGAAAGCATCATAAGATTGCACAGACCAAGCTCATTGGCAGAAGCAGAAGTTTGTAGAGAAAGACTTGCTTATGATGAACTATTTGCGTATCAGCTGGCACTAAAATTTGCAAGGGAAAACCATGTAAAAAAGGAGGGAAGGGAATTTGTCATATTGAGTAAATACAAAGAGCAAGTCTTAAATGGATTGCCGTTCCAATTAACAAATGATCAAATTCGAGCGATAGATGAAATCGCAGAGAGACAAAAATCAAAATACCGCATGGTAAGCCTGCTTCAAGGTGATGTTGGTAGTGGCAAAACTGTAGTTGCACTCTTTGCGATGCTGAATGTGGTAGAAAATAATATGCAGGCAGCTCTAATGGCACCAACTACTATTTTGGCGGAGCAACATTATAATTGGATCGAAGAAGCTCTATCTTGTACTGATATAAAAGTTGCTCTGCTTACTGGTAAAACTTCGCGCAAGGAAAGAAGGACTATCATGAACGAACTTGCAAGTGGTGTTTTAAATATAGTGATTGGCACTCATACACTATTTCAAGCCAACGTTACGTTTAAAAATTTAGGGCTTGCAGTCATAGACGAACAACAGCGATTTGGAGTGATGCAGAGGAATCGCTTGGTAGGAAAAGGAGAAAATCCCGATATACTTTTTGTTACTGCAACTCCCATTCCAAGAACCTTGCAGCAAGCTATGTATGGTGACGTTGAATGTTCAATTTTGAAAGAAAAACCAAAATCCAGATTGCCAATAAAAACTGTAACTATGAACATTAGTAGGGTGCCAGATGTTATTGAAAAGCTAAAAGGTGCTATAAACAGGGGCGAAAAAGCATATTGGATTTGTCCATACATAGAAGAAAACGAAGAACTCAATATTGCTGCAGCAGAAATGCGCTTTCAGGAATTACAAAAAACATTTTTTGATAAAATTAGCATAATACATGGAAAATTGACTCAGGAGCAGAAAGATCAAGTTATGTTTTCCTTCAAGAGGAATGAATTTTCTCTCCTAGTTTCAACTACTGTAATAGAAGTTGGTATAGATGTACCAGATGCAACTATTATGATTATAGAGAATGCAGAACAATTTGGGTTATCGCAATTACATCAGTTAAGAGGTAGGGTAGGACGAGGCAATAAGCCCTCCTTTTGTGTGCTCTTATACGACAATCTAAGTAAAAGTTCGTCTTCAAAGTTAAAGATTATGTGTGAGTCACAAGATGGATTTTACATTGCTGAAAAAGATATGATGCTAAGAGGCAGTGGAGATATCTTAGGCATAAAGCAATCAGGATACATGGAATTTAAATTTGCTGACCTATATAAGGACAGAGAGTTGCTCAATCTTGCGTATAACAATGCAAAGGGCGTAATGGCTGATTTTGAATTACTGCTTGATATATTCAAATATAGGAGTAGGCTGCATTTTTCAAAATTTCAGTAG
- a CDS encoding IS110 family transposase, whose translation MVISYQNFIGIDIGKLEFVIAVNEQKSVIKFDNSCSGWKQFYQKFSNILPNSMIILEATGGYELGLLYFLIDRNIAVHRANTRQVKNFILSHGTLAKTDNLDAKALAQYGVERCGRLQLFTPISKEQTTLFTLCQRRDDITKMLVQEKNRLKTPGNDYIKESCQQTIEFLNNQVEKLDQAIQKIVNENPELNRYQKILETVPGIGRKTSQCLLCLIPELGSLNKRQVASLAGVAPHPKESGKAIGYRRIIGGRSNVRSKLFTAAMAARNSKSELAAFYCKLIDSGKRKMVALTALMRKIIVIANARLKEAINLHV comes from the coding sequence ATGGTTATATCTTATCAAAATTTTATTGGCATTGATATCGGAAAACTTGAATTTGTCATTGCAGTGAATGAACAAAAAAGTGTTATCAAGTTTGACAATAGTTGTTCTGGCTGGAAACAATTTTACCAAAAATTTTCAAATATCTTACCCAATTCCATGATAATTTTAGAAGCTACAGGAGGCTATGAGCTTGGCTTATTGTATTTTCTTATTGACAGAAACATTGCTGTGCATCGTGCTAATACTCGTCAAGTTAAAAACTTCATTCTATCTCATGGAACTTTGGCAAAGACTGACAATCTGGATGCAAAAGCGCTTGCCCAATATGGTGTTGAGCGTTGTGGACGTCTGCAGCTATTTACACCTATCTCAAAAGAACAAACCACCTTATTTACACTTTGTCAGCGTCGTGATGATATTACGAAAATGCTTGTTCAAGAAAAAAATAGGCTTAAAACTCCTGGAAATGATTACATTAAGGAAAGTTGTCAACAAACTATTGAATTCCTCAATAATCAGGTAGAAAAGCTTGATCAAGCTATACAAAAAATAGTCAATGAAAACCCTGAACTGAACCGATACCAGAAGATTCTTGAAACAGTTCCTGGAATAGGTAGAAAAACCTCTCAATGTTTATTGTGCCTTATACCGGAACTTGGTTCCTTAAACAAAAGGCAAGTTGCAAGCCTTGCAGGTGTTGCACCTCATCCTAAGGAAAGTGGTAAAGCTATTGGTTACCGAAGGATTATAGGTGGAAGAAGTAACGTTCGTTCAAAGCTTTTCACAGCTGCTATGGCTGCTAGAAACTCCAAGTCAGAACTTGCTGCTTTTTATTGTAAGCTTATTGATAGTGGTAAAAGAAAGATGGTAGCACTCACTGCACTTATGCGTAAAATTATAGTCATCGCCAATGCCAGACTTAAAGAAGCAATTAATTTGCATGTTTAG